The Trichomycterus rosablanca isolate fTriRos1 chromosome 6, fTriRos1.hap1, whole genome shotgun sequence DNA segment tgaggtttaaataaagctccagtgtcctctaACGATGCTCTGATCAtcacagctgatgtggtgcaccggattctgattttacacattttaagtaGTGATAAATGTGGgcgtgtcctaactttttcctcacaataaatttccattcttgttcattacattttacagctcaTGTTTAAAAGTAATGATTTCAGTTTTATTAGTTTAGTTCTATAAGTTCcgtctctcagtactgttcacgTGAAGCTCAAATGATCacgtgtttaaatatgttcaggTTCTTATGGGGTGTAATACACTCATTACATCACCACAGCTTTAgctcactaagctaacacagttagcctcaggctgtTCAATCCGCCGTCTCCCTCCGCGTACCGAAAACGCTTCAACTCTCCAATTTACTAATAAACCCACTCTTGTATaatcacacctttatacagattacacaTCAGTGAGAGTTTATTCACAtgtgaaaagaactccgttggttgctccgcattgatTCGTCctccatgtttgtagttttttgtgccgcactgaatgctgggattgatcttcggcgccgaggaggcgtcggacgctccctcgtcattcggtCAGATCATCGCTcggaattaaggcgcctcagtaggagcattttaagggatgtaaggatttagacacgccctcttctcgggagtgtaggatgatgggaaatgcgggtgtgtgtagagagagagttTCGGACAGACTCAGCACTGCTGTTCCTCTTTTATCTCTAGGGAACTTTAaggggaagtgtgtgtgtgtgtgttttggttgTTAATTAAATCACACTTTTTGGATATGTATGGAATTTATCAGTGTCTAAaacaggaagtgtgtgtgtgtgtgtgtgtgtgtgcagagctGCAGCGGGGCGGAAGTACCGTACCTGGGGACGTACCTGACCGTCCTGACTATGTTGGACACGGCGTTACCCGACACTCTAGAGGTTCTGACACACCTGAGTTCTCTGTACAGCACTAATGATGATAATACGCTGAtgttaatggtgtgtgtgtgtgtgtgtgtgtgtgtgtcgcaggGAGGACTGATTAACTTTGAGAAGCGCAGGAGAGTAAGTGCACACCCGTTCAGAGCCGGACTCGAACCCTCAGTGGTGAAGCTGacgtgtgtcggtgtgtgtgatTAACCCCCGTGTGTGTTCCTCCGCACCAGGAGTTCGAGGTTCTGGCTCAGATTCGGCAGCTGCAGGCGTCGTGCTCGCTCTACTCCGTACCGCCCCGCCCCTGCGTCTCCGCCCTGCTCTGCGGCTGCACCGCTCTCTCAGACCAGCAGAGGTCAGTACACACGGTCCCACTGTAAaatgtggtggtggtagcactGTGTCATGGGGGGCGTTCCACCGTCGAACGTTAATCACATGACCAAAGAAGCACCTGTGCAGCATCTAAGCGCATCGTGATGTGAAACCTGCTTGACTGTGGTCAGTGGTCAGCTTCTAATGTAGCAGTATCTGGTTGTTGCTGCTTCTTGAATTACTGTACATCTGACCAGTGAGGGTTTAGGGTTTTttcgaccactgttccatgtactttgtaatgGTTGCAGCCAGATTACAGTCAGCGGGTCACcctcccccagacatagccgatCGTTTGGGTATGTAGGTGCCcgactggtcgatagcacccCTGGGGATCCGAACCCTGCGGAATCCTTGACCTCAAGCGCGTATACAATACCACAGACAAATAAAATGCAATGCATTATGGGAACTGTAGTTCTCTCTCTTATTAAATACGACCAGCACTGTACCCTGGTCTCGTCACACTATGACGACGGTACCCGGTTCTGAAGTGTTATAAATGTGCATAAATTACACTCTGATCACTGTTGCCATGGTTACAGTGTTGGTGTCGGTAGGTGTGTTTATTATTGGTGATTATTTATTATCCGTGTGTTCAGTCATGATTTATCCAGAGAGCTGGAGCCCCCGATCGATACCTGTCCTGGGTCACCGGGCTGGAGCCAACGCCTCATCACCAAAAAACTGGGCTCgtaagtgacacacacacacacacacacacacacacaccaactcggAGACACTCATACTCATCCACTTTGGATTCATCCCTGCTACGTTCATTTCATTATGTAttaaattatatacagtatattttataatgtgcATCTTAGGgaactggactggtaatcagaagggcgctggttcaagccccaccactgccaggttgctgctgttgggcccttaagcaaggcccttaaccctttggaTAAAGGATTAAAAACCCTTAGGCCCTCAGTTCGTTAGTCCGCTGCCTCGCTCGTACGCCCATTACAGACACAATCGGGTGTGTCTTAGGGAGGTGGGGTCAGGTGGTGAGTCTCCTCTTTGCTGCAGCAACAGCGCCTCCTACTGGCAGGTTGAGGTATCAGTAGGATTGGTGAAGGAATACAGTGAGTGTATCTCTGCCTGTGCCAGCCTGCAACTTTCCTCAACCAGTGTGGCTGTCATGCATGATGTGGAGGAATTGCAACTGGAACTGGAACTGGTTAAACTGGGAGACTTAAGGACAGGGGTGCACTAGATGGTACATGTTCTGGACTCTGGGTTTTGGGTTTACGTGGGGTTATACTCTGTTTGGGGTGCGAGTACAGAGGGGAATCCGGCCAAATTAAAGCAAAACCAAGAccgccggtcggctgggcgtcatctagtgggcataactggcaagtgcctgcagcggacacggttctgctagggcgggatgaccggactatgtgggtggggtcttcaaacgctgtgtaattCGTGTGACACATGATTTAACTCCATGGCATTCCACTACTTCTTCTGAGTAGGATGCAGTGAGACAAAAGTGCAGCATCCCTGatgacacgtgtgtgtgtgtgtgtgtgtgtgtgtgtgtgtgtgtgtgtgtgtgtgtgtgtgtgtgtgtgtgtgtgtgtgtgtgtgtgtaggttgttGAGCAGCACCGAGAGCTCCGGGAAGAAAACCTCCTCAGATCAGATCAGTGTTTCCTCCTCAGGATCCAGCAGCTCCGAACTGGAGGAACTTTCCTCTCCCATCAGGCCAAAATCACAGGTGACCAGTTCTACCCAAAACAGTCTGAACATGCCAGTAGGGCTCTTACAGCTCCAgcctccagtgttttcactgtgtACAATAAATAAGCACAAGTTAAGAAACGTTAGCTTTTGTTACGTCTATATATTTCCTTCAGCTTCTATTAAAATTCACACCTCTGCTTGTGCTCTCGAAGAAAAATGTCCAAATCTTTGCAAAAGGAAAGTGTTTGTTCGGAGACATGAGTTCAATCACTGACTGGTCAGGAGTTAAGCCTCTCTCTTGTCTGGGTGGGGAAGTAGTGCTGCGATTGGACAGAAGTGTAAGGAATGCGCTGTGGAGATTCAAAGAGGACGTGGACCGCCCAACTAACAGGCACACTCGGCCACGCCTGAGGGAGGAAGGGTcaacttttgggcccttgagcaaggccctaaccctcaattgctcagactgtgtattgtcacagtactgcaggTCAGGTTCTGTATCCTAAATCAAGTTCCGTTATGGCtgaatacagtctgagcaagtgGGCGTCAAACTTGGCGTTGCTGtggcttgaacaagcaaccttctgattactagtccggtaccttaaccactaagctacctcTGTCCAGGgagggacggacggacggacagaagGACAGGTTGTAGGTTGAAGAAACTGTTGCTTGCATTGTTTGAGGAGCTGCACAGATTCACTGCTTAGCCGCTCCTTTTTCACTGCTTGCCGCTGAGCATTTAAAAGCGTTTTTTATAGGACGTAGGTGGAggtgacgcacacacacacacacacacacacacacacacacacacacacacacacacagaagagaAACTGATTCCCTTAGTTTTACAAAGCTCTGAACTACTTTAATCAAACCCATTATTTAGGACCCTTAGGTGTAAAAAAATGGGCCGcagtgaaaaataataattaaataaactagtatgtgaacgcccccttgtggaggctttatgctaCATCttgtgaaccacagtgagagtaaGATCCATTGCTTGTGTTGCCTCGGTCGCTTAAAACCTTGatagaagaatagaatagaagatagactttatttatcatatatacatatacaggtgttcagtacaaataaattctttcttcgcatatcccagcttgtttggaagttggggtcagagcgcagggtcagccatcgtacgccacccctggagcagaccgggttaagggcctcgctcaaggacccaacagtggctgcatagcagagcctggatttgaaccgctaaccttccggttgatagcccaaagctctacccactagcctCCCACTGTCCCTGATGCAGATTCTGAAGTTTTTCTGGAGTCAGAGCTCAGTGATGAGACACCCATGACCAGAGCGTTAAAATTACAGACAGAACTGTAGGTGAATGAGCTCGTTGCTTAGCGATGACGTTGGAACCCTTAAGCGCCGCGGTGGGCGTCAGTATGCGCCCCGCCTCCCGGTACACAGATCATGTGGAAAATCCAGGACCGTGGTCTGTGGTGCCATCGTGAAGGAATCAGAAATGTTAAAAGGTTCGGAGCATAAATCTCATGTCTGGTTGTGTTGTGTAAACACTTGTACACAGTTGAGCTGAAGGTCGGGCCGGTGGTTCTGCCCCCGGTTTGAGTTTCACCTTTGCGTGCAGGACTGCGTGTTGATTCTGTCCACACGACAAAGAGCAGTTATCAGATTTCTGTTCTGTGTGCACGAAGCCGTGATGTAATAATGCACAGGGGAGGAGGAATCACCTCCGATACAGAGATATAATCACTCAGAGGATCCTGGAATTTAGTTGTATGGTGTCTATAGGGTAGAACATACCCTGTAGAtgccaaatatatatatatatatatatatataaagtgctacaaggaaggaacggtggtaaaccggcgacagggtcatgggtggccgaggctcattgatgcccgtgtggtcggatccaacagacgagctcctgcagctcaaactgctgaagaagttcatgctggttctgatagaaaggagtcagaatacacagagcagcacagtgtgttgtgtatggagccgcagaccagtcagggtgcccatgctgacccctgtccacccccGAAAgctccaacaatgggcacgtgagcgtCGGAACTGGACAACGGAGCGATGGAAGAAGGTGACCTGGTCTGATGGAtcaggttttcttttacatcacgtggatggccgggtgtgtgggcgtcgcttacctggggacaCCTGAGGTGTTGACCTGGCCTCCAAAAAGTGTCTCTGTGTTGGAGCCCAACACTGTATGACTGTATGATGGTGTGAGGTAGTGCAAGCGGCACCGGAGTTACAatcaggaattggaaatgactaaattgggaggaaatacTGTAGCTCTGCCACATGCACCACCTACACACTGACCAAAGAGAGGCACAGACTAGCACCCagcccctcagacacgtgtgttctttacaccagccagcggtgGATTCTCATTGAGATTAGCTCTAGGTGTGTCAGctcttcgtgtgtgtgtgtgtgtgtgtgtgtgtgtgtgtgtgttacagtctgGATCGGGCGTGATCACCTCACCAGACTCGTCTGGCTCGAGTCCCGTctcacacagctcctctcagtCTGATCTCTCGGGTCTGAGCTCCGACGGATCGTCTCCTTCATCCTCATCCTCGTCCTCGTCCTCTCCATCACCCGCCAGCTGTAAGCTGAGCGCTGATAGCTGCATCATCAGGGTCAGTATGGAGCTGGACAGTGGGAACCTCTACAAGAGCATCCTGGTATGTTCTTACACCTCAGTCGAGCTTCTGCACATCCTTTAAAGTCTTTATTTATCTGCTGATATTAGACGTTTATTAacagtttttcaaaccctggagcCAAAAAATGCtcgcagagaaaaatactaTTACTATATTAaagcggtaccttaaaactggaGCTCAgtgggttctgggagtggtgttgagttttaaagacgttgagtttcgaggtattttttcccataaggatgtttggggaacctgttaatgcgtccatggtcccgtggagctgcagatattttagtctcatgtaaaataatgaggttgtttttgacacttaaacactgaaaataacacaaatataatataaacacactgaaatacaattactaacagttacacatcaataacaatacaataaaagctgcactttagttttacttctttattgtttcctgatgcttcataatggtggagatgctcgatgttggaataccgtattcccttcagcaccggcgcattcacataagaacttagcgtgacttactgtagtaaaacagcgagtggggaatgtgattagtggaggaacttatgagcagtaataatgaagagaagtttagtgctcctgtctccttcttttactacattaaaccacgttaagctttattttcaaccagaagcgttttagactctgattctgattctcaccatttctcagaagctggagctgtaacacaagtttaaaagtgaaacagggaggagaatccagataaacacagatacacgtggagctgtaaccctggatctgacgcttattccacactgatgcggattcagatcagattcacacgctggtGAGGGTTTAGTGATCAAGCCGGGCGccgaacaaagcgactgttcattcattgttgattttttaaggggtttaggggacgtcaagttacaaggtacaacAAATATTAACAGGCACAAACatgaaataaacttgtacatgagcgcccccttgtggaggctttatgttacatgttGGTGAGACTAggttgccaccatttttattaatgaagtttatttttgctttaatgtttgtgttgaCTGGGTCGTGGTAAAACCCTGATCTAGACGAGCTGTGAACTTTATAagctttaattatataattcatTACTCATACGGACATTatatggtcagaagtatgtggacacctgatcatgagcttgttggacattcattCAAATCTATAAACGTTAATGTGGACATTTCTGCACTGGAAAGACCTTCTACAAGATCTACAAGATGCTGGAGTGTGACTTTGGGAGTTTGTGCATATCTGTGTACGTAAACGTGCATTCATGAAGTCAAGGCTGACCTCAGTCTGTCCTAATTCATCCCCAAGCCCGaatatacaaataaacgacactcgtgcACCTTTACACAGATTAAACATCGATGAGAGTTTATTCACAtgtgaaaagaactctgttggttgctccatgtttgtagttttttgtgccgcactgaatgctgggatggatcttcagcgctgaggaggcgtcgggcgCTCCCTCGTCATCCGGTCAGATCATCGCTCAGAATTagggcgcctcagtaggagcattttaagggagctaaggatttagacacgccctcttctcgggagtgtaggatgatgggaaatgcgtgTGTAAATCTCGACACCACTTTTACTTTTCCGCTGTCGCTGATGTGCATGtagctgaagtgtgtgtgtgtgtgtgtgtgtgtgtgtgtgtgtgtgtgtgtgtgtgtgtgtgtgtgtgtgtagattacCAGTCAGGATAAAACCAGTCAGGTGATACAGAGAGCTCTGGATAAACACAACATGGAGAACACGAGCTGCAACGACTTCAATCTGGTCCAGATCCTCCCCAGTGATAAAGGTAAACCAGCCCAGTACAGGACCAGTACAGGACTAGAACTCATCACCCACCCAGTCTGATAACTGATGTAATCGATGCTCTCTGTGCCCATCAGAACTGGCGCTGCCCGATAAATCCAACGTTTTCTACGCCATGTGTCCCGCCAACAACGAGTTTGTGCTACGCCGGCGCTGGAGGAGCCACGCCCCGTGCCCCAGCCCCGCCAGTCTGCACAGGGGCGGTCACACCAAGTAACGGCACCACCTGCTGGCCTGGATCTGCATGTATCAGCATGCAGGGCTCCGTCCCAGACCATGAATTAGACTCGGTGTACTGAAACTCAGCCTCCCTCCCCTCTCCCTAAAGAGCTCTTACAGCTGATGGGCGTGTACAGATCTACAAACGCGCCAAGTTTTATTGGTCGTTAGTGATGTTAGTGATGTCATCAGGGTGGCGCAGCGGGCACGTGCCCAAACGAGACGATTTTATACCCAATTCGGTCCCACGTTGaacattaaagctgcagtatgtgaTCCTGAGCAGTTTAAGAAGCAGGTTAAGCTCATAAGGTCAGACCATGATTGTGAAAGATCAGCTCCAAATGCGACGACTCGCTCTCCACGGTCAGCAGTTGTGTTCCAAAAGCTTTGCCTTTAAATCAAACCCAATTCATCTCAGACAGAGCTGTTCCTGCTCTGTGTTGGCATGATGGCACAGCTGGTGAAGTGGCATCCAATCAGTGTCTGAGATTAGATCGGTCGCTTTAAATCGATCGAAGGTGCGACCGTCACCCTGTGATACACTGGGAGTGTTTCTGGGTACCACCGGACTctccacgaccctgaccaggagcaAATTGATACCAAAGACAAATGAATGAACTCCGCCCTGTTAGGGGTCGACACCTGCTTCCTCTGAGACGTGTACCATCACTTATATTCCCATCACAGTTGAGAAATGTGATTGTGGTGGGCGTGGCCTGTGTGCTGAAGGTTCCTGTGGGGAACTGGAACTCCAGTGTGATTCCAGTAGTGACGTTGTGAGTGTCTCTGTATTTCTGACCGTGTTTATCACTGAGCTGGTATAAAGTTacgtactgcagctttaaagcTCCGCTCTGTAGCCGCGCCGCTCCTGCTGAAGGATTTAAAGCTTCTGTATGTGATCTGTACAGCCTGTTCGGCCGTGTACACTAGTGTAGATGTAAATAGTACAGATATTTATTAGagtaactgttgtataataataatattgcataatgcagtgatttatttactttaataaagcttttatttattttattctgtgtAGAAACACAGACTCTCTAACGGCATTTAAAACTAATATGAATAAAATTTTCCTTTAAAACGTCATCAGCATGATTTGCTTAATTTCTTTTTATAGTGGAATTAAAAATCCTGGTTTCTGATTGGCGGCTGATTTTCTTTCTTCATTCTGACGTTTGATGTGGGGGAGTGTGTGTATCATTATGTTTTAATACAGAtacagtttattgtttttattaaacagaTTAAATGAATTGGTCCAatatttcattctttattattaaacgtaggtgtttagtttttatttctgttaaagggcaggtctcaggtgtgcaggTTCAGAGCCGTTCAGAGGTGTTAATAATTACCTGCACCTTTTAAAATTTGGGGTTAAAAGGGGTCGTTTCTCAGCTCCATAATTATTGGAACCCTGGTGAAACAGATCACCgattaaataaaatcagttaCTTAAAACAAAAGTCATTTTTTATAATCTGGTCGTCAGATTTTTTTGTTCAGGTTTTATTATAAAGCCGAACATGCCAGCAGGTGTATTTGTTCCTATTCTATGACTTGGTTCTGTTTGTAAGTTTGAATGTTTCACCTTTTCAGTGGGCTCAGAAATGTGGTATTTGGCACCGGCGGTGGGTTTGGGTCCAAATGATTGTTATTGGGAGGTTTAGACTCTGATCaggaccaacagaagatctactgtggatTTGGTACCCATGCATCTCCTGTCCACCATCTAAAGCACCTAGAGTGAGTGTGCAGGAAACGACTGCTCCTGGAATCCAGTGTGGACGTGATGAGAGCTCTGTGCTCGTCACCATCAGCAGAGCAGATCAGGGTCTAAATCTTTATACTCATTTCATTCTACAGCCAAATAAACCAGCGAGTTCTGTAGTAAATTCCCACAGCTGCACTCCAAATACCATCCACAATGAGAGAATCCTAAAAATCTGTACTGCTGTACTACCTACAACActatattaacaataaataataataataatgataatataaataataatgagaatgataatataaataataataataataatgataatattaataataatgataataataataacaataataaataataacaataatgataatataaataataatgataataataatgataatataaataataataatattaataataatgataataataataataatatataataacaataatgataatataaataataataatataataataatataagtaataatgataatataaataataataataatataatataataataatgatcatataaataataataattataatagataACAatagtacaataataatataacaatggaataatactaataatgcataataataatacataattgtgataataaacaacaataataataatagataataatataaatcataAATCCAACggtttttattttctcagtGTTAAACACGTCAGTGCAACATGAGGTACAACTACACAGCCATGAAAAATTTCATAAGCCATTTATattaacacaaataaaacattacaataataataataataaaataggtaataataataaaattgataATAAAAGTGAATAAGAAGGTTTTGTGATCAGTACAGAGATGCTGGTGAGATTCTGGTTTATTATTATGCagcatttttgtatttatgaaTCTGAATGTTTAAATACAGAAACAGAAACAGTTTTATAACCCACAGGTGATCGAGACTGTGGTATAAAAGTATTCACCCCAtccttctgtttttatttttaatcaagctgtaggttcacacacacacacacacacacacgtattattgtttattgatgATGATTCCTTTCAGCTACTCTTGTTAGGCAACTGGATCATTCGatcacatatttgatttggttCAGTTTAAACAACCCTCCTGTTTATCTGGGCCTGGGACCTGCACTCAGGGTGCACTGATGTACAcacaccttctgtatttgtgtgtatagttattgtttaatgatctgaatCCTTCGGAGTGAGGCAGTCAGACGggggggggtgaatactttttcacagacaCTGTATAAATATCAATGTGAGCTTCACACTCTGCCGTACACTGAACCGACGCTACAAGAGTTTTAATGCTGATGAATTTGACGCTACATTAACG contains these protein-coding regions:
- the rgl3a gene encoding ral guanine nucleotide dissociation stimulator-like 1 isoform X3, translating into MGKWQLTMDPVQEWGEEVQDGVVYGVTLHREPAPLSEAACSSVSCVQYRTLKVRRVKAAALERLVSELVDPQCDEPDYARIFLSTHKAFTCTKTLIELLFQREDKFTNVDNSTREKRSSLLDLVRLWLEEFGEDFRDSPHHPSLGQLHRHLRHRLCYRRLAQHAQSLLHTFQEEDTRVKTEGSKVAGVPVEAEGGQEETASLLSFSARDIAEELTRLDAECHQLRNFSSLRAILSALQSNSVYRLKKTWTVVSRESVTTFDQLCENFPDENCVLTNKEILEDGNQQSEEEQSTAVKSPKNSPTPKSTSCSGAEVPYLGTYLTVLTMLDTALPDTLEGGLINFEKRRREFEVLAQIRQLQASCSLYSVPPRPCVSALLCGCTALSDQQSHDLSRELEPPIDTCPGSPGWSQRLITKKLGSLLSSTESSGKKTSSDQISVSSSGSSSSELEELSSPIRPKSQSGSGVITSPDSSGSSPVSHSSSQSDLSGLSSDGSSPSSSSSSSSSPSPASCKLSADSCIIRVSMELDSGNLYKSILITSQDKTSQVIQRALDKHNMENTSCNDFNLVQILPSDKELALPDKSNVFYAMCPANNEFVLRRRWRSHAPCPSPASLHRGGHTK